One genomic window of Candidatus Pseudobacter hemicellulosilyticus includes the following:
- a CDS encoding LytTR family DNA-binding domain-containing protein: protein MIRAIIIDDETNNVEALHQLLLNYCPSIRVEGSAGNMQSAATLISSTRPDLVFLDIEMPNGNAFELLNNVVPVNFEIIFVTAFDNYALHAIKYSALDYLLKPVNIKELQDAVKKAEERIKVKNIARRIDTLLYNIQANQSSYQRMALPTMDGFIFMDTVEFVRLEANNNYTIIHLSNNNKVLVARSLKEFEELLPPQQFSRIHNSHIVNHDHIRKYHRGRGGYIEMENGTMLEVSTRKKDEFLSKFK from the coding sequence ATGATACGAGCAATAATAATTGACGATGAAACCAATAATGTAGAAGCATTACACCAGCTGTTGCTGAACTACTGTCCCAGTATACGGGTAGAAGGATCGGCCGGCAATATGCAGAGTGCAGCCACCCTGATCAGCAGCACCCGGCCCGACCTGGTATTCCTGGACATAGAAATGCCTAACGGTAATGCGTTTGAGCTACTGAATAATGTAGTTCCCGTCAACTTTGAGATCATCTTTGTGACGGCCTTCGACAACTACGCATTGCATGCTATCAAGTATTCCGCACTGGACTACCTGCTGAAGCCGGTTAATATCAAGGAACTGCAGGATGCCGTTAAAAAGGCGGAAGAGCGGATCAAGGTCAAGAACATCGCCCGGCGTATTGACACCCTGCTGTATAATATACAGGCCAATCAGTCCAGCTACCAGCGCATGGCATTGCCTACCATGGATGGTTTTATCTTTATGGACACGGTGGAGTTTGTAAGACTGGAAGCCAATAACAACTATACCATCATTCACCTCAGCAACAACAACAAAGTGCTGGTGGCGCGCTCCCTGAAGGAGTTTGAAGAACTACTGCCGCCGCAGCAGTTTTCCCGGATCCATAATTCCCATATCGTGAATCATGACCATATCCGGAAATACCACCGCGGCAGGGGTGGTTATATTGAAATGGAGAACGGCACCATGCTGGAAGTATCCACCCGGAAAAAAGATGAGTTTCTCAGTAAGTTCAAATAA